tgattgactttgaaaatattatttcgagaaaaagttaggttaggaaattTCGTTCACGTTTTCTGTAAAGATCGATTCTTGATATTATCGATTCCAAATCGATTCTAGTAGTTGGCGCAACGTGTAAATACGAATTAGAATCTATTAACTGTTTATTTACGTCAATTTTTGAGTATGCGGTAAAATATCGGATAGAATCGATTCTAATGGAGACAAAAGTGAGGTTAGAAGTTGATTTCGTCGAATTTCTGGTTTCTTATACATTGTTTTCGTTATATAGGAGtagtaaaacatattttgaacatattgtaataaaaataatcataattacaTCAATAAAAGCcgattttataaacattttgttatttatttcagtttcttTTCACTGTCTTCTATTTAGTATTCATTACGGATACGACAATTCAACCTAGGGccccaaattttcaatattacgaAAGGTGAGTGGGTATGAGTGAAAAATTGGTAGGGAGAATAAgggaaatatgaaaattatacagGGGAAATGGAAAATTcctatttgaaaaaagtttagtGGAAAATTATGTTTCAGGCCGAAGTATAGGTACCCGTATTACGACGAAAATGGCGTAGGAAGGCTTCTGTACGGTTACGGGGACGATAAACTGTATAAATATACGGTTTTTTCCCCGTTAGAGGGTAtccattgaatatttttatcaatatttcgcTAGTATAgtcaaatattcatatttattgtgaaaaaattcatCTTACATTCGCACATTTCGAAAAACTTGTGAAATAATCCGAATAAGAGAAAAACCCTGTATGAAAATTCGATAGGCAACTTATCGTAAACCCCTCGTATATTCCGATAACGATATAttggtttttatataaaaaaaatcgattgccATTTATTGTACTTGTTATTTAATCGATaaattatatacagagtgatctaattttatttatcacatgttaaaattttttatgaataatattggttattaatttttgactACCCCGTATAATATATCACAACTTTATACTGCTATAACGAAGAAGGAAAGGATATTAAAAATTCGGATTAATGTACGGggtgtttcattaaaaaacaatttgatttatactaaaaaatataaagttactACACGGTTGCCAGATTGAATTCAAAAGccaaaaaaacttgtaaaaatcaaatagaataatgtaaaaaaatatttttgtcttaatgtatttttatgaataaactttatttaaaaaaaagcgaAATTTCATTTCGAAAAACCCAACAAAATACGAccgaaaaatttggaaaacccTTCAGTGTAAAAGGCgagttaatttcatattttattactcaaaaatttgagaaaagtatacagggtgtttcattaaaaataattacaataattttgtatcaccctatatatttaatatttaacaaaatagaaGAATCACCActtcttttttgaaataacgatgtaaataattttggttcacactgtatattcgtttaaaaatatgttatggAAATTCTAATGGTCGTTATACACGTTACGGTTTACCGGAGAGGTCCGGTAGCGTGTATGAATCGCTTTAGACAATAAGGAACGAAGAAGatggaagaaaaagaagagaaggaaaataaaaaaaacgatgttatcgattttttattccaattttttatagaacatataaataaataaaatatatacaaacattGAAGagtatttgataaatattaatcaacaaacggtataaaaattgttaacattacgtatatatacagtatgtcctTCTAAATTTGATGATTAGCAACTTTTTGAAGTTTAGAAAAgaaagttattcttgataaaatgtGGGCGACATTCTAAAAATACGTAAATAATCATcaactaacaattttttcaatttgtatacgaggttcatcaaaaaataagtaattatatctatttatattgattGCGTGTCATTGTAAacaatgtaaatttatttattgttcatAAGAACGTCTTTTTAAGCTTTTATAgacttttttgcaaaaaatttccaattttgttaaattaaaacgaattttatatttttaaataaacctcgtatacgactgaagaaacttgat
This DNA window, taken from Diorhabda sublineata isolate icDioSubl1.1 chromosome 4, icDioSubl1.1, whole genome shotgun sequence, encodes the following:
- the LOC130442564 gene encoding uncharacterized protein LOC130442564, which translates into the protein MTNAFLFTVFYLVFITDTTIQPRAPNFQYYERPKYRYPYYDENGVGRLLYGYGDDKLYKYTVFSPLEGIH